CAAGTAAAGCAAAGAAATTATTCATAGCAGgatcaaataaattaaggaaAGACGATCTTACCGCGACGATACTCTGTAACAGCTACTCATTTTGCAAGAATAACAGTGTGCTCGTGCAACAGTTGTAGTAGTACAACCCCTTCATTGTCTGTTAGATCGTCCCATATGGTAAACATGAAAGGATTCTTGCTGAATAGTATGATTGAGAATGAATTTAACCCCATAAAAGAAGATAAAGCAAATAAAATCTAGAAAGTAAATGTTGTTGTTCTCATTTTTACCGAAAACTAAAGGACTTACTTGTTGTCCATAAAAATAGCCTCTCGGTATCACTTGGTTTGATCAGCTGTATATTGCATTGTGCTGCAATTTTCTACCACTGCCAGTTTGTTGAAGCAAAAGGAATAAACAGATTCAAGCAAAAATGAACCGCAACAAAGTTACACGAACACTAGGAGTAGAACCAATAACAAATACATCATCAGCAATTTCAGCGCTATCATCAAACCAATCAATCAAGGGATTTTCACCCCAAATGTAACAACTATTGTTGTTGCATCCAGGCTGCAATTTTGGTTTCAATACGCAGTCACCACAGTAATTAGGATTGGAATAAGTGCATTGTGTGGAATTACATACACCGGGTTGTAAGTTGAACTTTTGAAACCTTTGTTAGTTCACATGAATCATAGGAAATTAAGTTGGCTCCATATCCATATGTCAATGGCTTAACTTAAATGCATAAATTTACACAAGCACACATGTGTGCACGCACATAAATTTACGCATCCCTCGCCCCACACCCTCCcctataaaaaataatcagaAAGAAAACCCAAGAGTATATGTTTACATCATAAAGTGTTGCAACTTGCACACTAAATTCATAAATAGTATTTTCTTATCATGCTACTTCATGCTCATTCCAAGATAGGCCAGATGCATCTGCAATATTGTGTCTATGTCAAAAGTGTTGTAATATGAAATTTGTTCGAAAAGATTTGATTGTTGAACATATTGTGGTTGATGGATTTCTAACTAGTTACACTAGTTGGATTTATCATGGTGAGGAactattttcatcaaaattggTTAATCAGTTAGATAAAGGTGATGATCATGAGATGCAAGACATGTTACATGAAGCATTTGGAATTCTTCCTACATCTTTTGTTGATATGGACACTAGTGCTGAAGGATTTGATGGGTCAAATCAAGATAACATGGGTTTTGATAAGAAGACTGAAGAATTCTTTCTCTTACTGAAAGAAATTGAACGTGAGTTATATCCTGGAAGTAAGTATTCGCTACATTTGTTCCTTGTTCGTCTATTACACTTAAAGTGTCTCAATGGATGGAGTAACAAATCATTTTCCATGTTATTAGAGTTGTTAAAAGATGTGCTTCCAGAAGGTGAAACATTGCCCAAGTCCTTTTATGATTCAAAGAAGATTATTAAAGATTTAGGACTTGAATATAAAAAGATACATGCATGTCCAAATGATTGTATGATTTATTGGAATGAGACGAAAGATAGAACATCTTGTAAGTTTTGCAAAGCTCCAAGATACAAACAGTTCAAAGGTGCATCAGTTAATTCCAGTTCAGAAACATCAAATATTCCATCAAAGGTGTTTAGATATTTTCCGTTAATACCACGACTTCAAAGACTATTTATGTCAGCTAAAGCATCTACTCAAATGAGATGGCATGTTGAAGGTCACACTAGAGATGGGGTAATGTGACATCCTGCAGACGGTATTGCTTGGAGGAAATTTGATGAAGCACATACAGATTTTGCTCGAGATCCTCAAAATGTTAGACTTGGATTGGCTTCAGATGGCTTTAGTCCATTGTCTATGTCTATCTCACATAGCACATGGCCTGTTATCTTGATTCCATATAATTTGCCACCATGGTTATGCATGAAACAACCATATATGATATTATCAACTATTATTGATGGTCCTCATGCACCAGGTAATGATATTGATGTCTATCTATAACCCTTAGTTGATGAGTTAAAAGAATTGTGGGTTGGTGTTGCCACTTATGACATATCAAACAATCACATGTTTCAAATGTGTGCAGCATTGCTTTGGACAATTAGTGATTTTCCAGGGTTAGGTAACTTATCAGGATATGGTGTGAAAACTAGATATGCTTGTCCATGTTGTCTTACCAAAACTAAATATACAAGATTGAAAAATGGGCAAAAATATTGTTTCATGTCTCATAGACGATGGTTATCCATGGACACAAGTTTCAAAAAGATAAAGTGACATTCAATGGCCTTGTGGAGTTAGATGGAGCACCTAAACGGTTGACGGGAATTGAGATTCTTAAGCAATTGAATAATGTTAAAAACAAGTTTGGTAAAGATCTATTGGCCAAATCTCGTAAAAGGAAATGGGATGATGTTGATAATTTGGTGCAAAATATATGGAACAAAAAGAGCATATTTTTTGGGTTGGAATACTGGAAAGACAATATGATTTGTCATAATCTTGATACGATGCATATTGAAAAGAATGTCTTTGACAATATATTTTGGACATTATTGAATGTTGatggaaaaggaaaagataatTTAAACTCCCATTTAGATTTACAAGAGATGGGGATCCGAAAAGCTTTGCATCCTAAGAAAAAGGCTAATGGAAAATATTATCTTCCTCCTGCATGTTTCACATTGagtaacacacaaaaaaacatCCTCTTACAAGTGTTAAAAGATGTGAAAGTGCCAGACGGATATGTTTCAAATATCTCAAGTTGTGTTGATCTCAAGCAACGCACAATGCATGGGTTGAAGAGTCATGACTGCCATATTTTAATGCAACAACTCCTTCTTATTGCCTTGTGGAATCTCCTGCCAGTGAATGTACTTAAGCCATTGATTGAATTAAGTAATTTCTTTAGGGGCATTTGTTCAAAAGATCTGAAGATAGGTGACTTAGAAAAACTCCAAGATCAAGTTGCAATAACTCTATGTCATTTGGAGAGAATATTTCCTCCATCTTTCT
This genomic stretch from Solanum stenotomum isolate F172 chromosome 10, ASM1918654v1, whole genome shotgun sequence harbors:
- the LOC125842907 gene encoding uncharacterized protein LOC125842907, which encodes MVIHGHKFQKDKVTFNGLVELDGAPKRLTGIEILKQLNNVKNKFGKDLLAKSRKRKWDDVDNLVQNIWNKKSIFFGLEYWKDNMICHNLDTMHIEKNVFDNIFWTLLNVDGKGKDNLNSHLDLQEMGIRKALHPKKKANGKYYLPPACFTLSNTQKNILLQVLKDVKVPDGYVSNISSCVDLKQRTMHGLKSHDCHILMQQLLLIALWNLLPVNVLKPLIELSNFFRGICSKDLKIGDLEKLQDQVAITLCHLERIFPPSFFDIMEHLLIHLAEEAMLGGPSQYRSMWFIERFLLCLKNYVRNRRYPECAIAEGRWIDELMTFCQLVLRCSKKLTLERINIQ